The following are from one region of the Vibrio hyugaensis genome:
- a CDS encoding YihD family protein, with amino-acid sequence MKCHRIEELLELLEPEWHKDQEMNLLQFIVKLANEAGYEGKLEDLTDDVLIYHLKMRNSSKDEMIPGLKKDQEDDFKTAILRARGIIK; translated from the coding sequence ATGAAGTGTCATCGTATTGAAGAGCTGCTTGAGCTACTAGAACCAGAGTGGCATAAAGATCAAGAAATGAACCTGCTACAGTTCATCGTTAAACTGGCAAACGAAGCGGGTTATGAAGGCAAATTGGAAGATCTGACTGATGATGTGTTGATCTACCACCTCAAAATGCGCAATAGCAGCAAAGACGAAATGATCCCAGGTCTAAAGAAAGACCAAGAAGATGACTTTAAAACCGCCATCCTTCGCGCTCGCGGCATCATCAAGTAA
- the ccoG gene encoding cytochrome c oxidase accessory protein CcoG, producing the protein MSQDKIDIKDVTPKTFNPKTHKGNGDRFNPSNRIYVRESKGTFQKLRRYGGWFLLLLFALVPWIPYGERQAILLDIGNQQFNFFGTTLYPQDLTLLALLFVISAFGLFFITTFLGRVWCGYLCPQTVWTFMYIWFEEKLEGSANKRRKQDSNKLTTNLAIRKTLKHIAWFAIALATGFTFVGYFVPMKQLVIDFFTFNANFWPVFWVMFFAICTYGNAGWMRSIMCIHMCPYARFQSAMFDKDTFIVGYDTKRGEKRGPRSRKADHKQMGLGDCIDCDLCVQVCPTGIDIRDGLQYECINCGACIDACDKTMERMGYEKGLINYTTEHRLSGKSTKVMRPKLLGYGAVLLVMIGLFFLQVASVDPAGMSVLRDRNQLFRVNSSGEVENTYTLKVINKTQQVQKYDLNVEGLSDVSWYGKQTIQVEPGEVLNLPMSLGVDPDTLNSAITTIQFILTDKSNEFTIEVESRFIKKL; encoded by the coding sequence ATGAGTCAGGATAAGATCGATATCAAAGATGTGACTCCCAAAACCTTTAATCCCAAAACCCACAAAGGGAATGGGGACCGTTTCAACCCAAGTAATCGTATCTATGTGCGTGAGAGCAAAGGCACCTTTCAAAAGCTACGCCGTTATGGTGGTTGGTTTTTGTTGTTGCTATTTGCATTGGTTCCGTGGATTCCTTACGGAGAGCGCCAAGCCATTTTGCTGGATATCGGAAACCAGCAGTTCAACTTTTTCGGCACCACTCTGTACCCTCAAGATCTCACCCTGCTCGCCCTGCTGTTTGTGATTTCCGCTTTTGGGTTATTCTTCATCACCACCTTTTTAGGTCGGGTTTGGTGTGGCTATCTGTGCCCACAAACCGTGTGGACCTTCATGTATATCTGGTTTGAAGAAAAGCTAGAAGGCAGCGCCAATAAACGCCGTAAACAAGATTCCAATAAGTTGACCACCAATTTAGCGATACGCAAAACCCTCAAACATATCGCGTGGTTTGCGATAGCCCTTGCGACAGGTTTCACCTTTGTTGGTTACTTCGTACCGATGAAACAGTTGGTTATCGACTTCTTTACTTTCAATGCTAACTTCTGGCCAGTGTTCTGGGTGATGTTCTTCGCAATTTGTACTTACGGTAATGCAGGTTGGATGCGCTCTATCATGTGTATTCACATGTGTCCTTATGCACGCTTTCAATCCGCCATGTTCGACAAAGACACCTTCATTGTTGGTTACGATACCAAACGCGGAGAAAAGCGAGGTCCTCGCTCACGTAAAGCAGACCATAAACAAATGGGGCTCGGTGACTGTATCGACTGTGATTTGTGTGTTCAGGTCTGTCCAACTGGCATTGATATTCGCGATGGCTTGCAATATGAGTGCATTAACTGTGGTGCATGTATTGACGCCTGTGACAAAACCATGGAACGCATGGGTTATGAAAAGGGTCTGATCAACTACACCACAGAACACCGCCTCTCAGGCAAGAGTACAAAGGTCATGCGTCCCAAACTGCTTGGTTATGGTGCAGTATTATTGGTGATGATTGGCTTGTTCTTCCTCCAAGTCGCATCCGTTGACCCGGCAGGCATGAGTGTACTGCGTGATCGTAATCAGTTGTTCCGCGTTAATAGCTCAGGTGAAGTGGAAAACACCTATACCCTCAAAGTGATCAACAAAACCCAACAAGTTCAAAAGTATGACTTAAACGTGGAAGGCTTGAGTGATGTCAGTTGGTATGGCAAACAAACGATTCAAGTTGAACCTGGAGAAGTCTTGAACTTACCAATGAGTCTTGGCGTTGATCCTGACACGCTAAACTCCGCGATTACGACAATTCAGTTTATACTCACCGATAAGAGCAACGAATTCACTATCGAAGTAGAAAGCCGATTCATCAAGAAGCTATAA
- a CDS encoding serine/threonine protein kinase produces MSQGTFNFDALTPDFMWYALESIGIRAESGFLPLNSYENRVYQFTDEERQRYVVKFYRPERWSNEQIQEEHDFTLELIDNEIPVAPPVRINGHTLHHYQGYSFALFESVGGRQFEVDNLDQLEGVGRFLGRIHKVGSKQAFQHRPSIGLQEYLYQPREILQNANMIPMHLENSFFNDLDMLIKSLENHWQDGFKSIRLHGDCHPGNILWRDGPMFVDLDDSRNGPAVQDLWMLLNGERQDKLMQLDIVLEGYQEFCDFNSAELKLIEPLRGLRMVHYMAWLAKRWHDPAFPLAFPWFNEPKYWEGQVLGFKEQIANLEEAPLSLMPQW; encoded by the coding sequence ATGTCCCAAGGTACTTTCAACTTTGATGCCCTGACGCCCGACTTTATGTGGTACGCGCTAGAGAGCATCGGTATTCGAGCAGAGTCAGGATTTCTGCCTCTCAACAGCTATGAAAACCGCGTATACCAATTCACTGACGAAGAACGCCAACGCTACGTAGTAAAATTCTACCGCCCAGAACGTTGGAGCAATGAGCAAATTCAAGAAGAGCATGATTTCACGCTTGAACTGATCGACAACGAAATTCCCGTCGCCCCACCCGTTCGCATTAATGGTCACACCTTGCATCACTATCAAGGTTACAGCTTTGCTTTGTTTGAGAGTGTTGGCGGTCGTCAGTTTGAAGTGGATAACCTCGATCAATTAGAAGGCGTTGGTCGCTTTTTAGGTCGTATTCATAAAGTGGGAAGCAAACAAGCGTTTCAGCACCGTCCAAGCATTGGTCTACAAGAGTATCTCTACCAACCAAGAGAGATTTTGCAAAACGCCAATATGATCCCAATGCATTTGGAAAATAGTTTCTTCAATGATTTAGACATGCTGATCAAATCACTCGAAAACCACTGGCAAGATGGCTTTAAATCCATTCGTCTGCACGGTGATTGCCATCCGGGTAACATCTTATGGCGTGATGGGCCAATGTTCGTCGATTTAGATGACTCACGTAATGGCCCAGCGGTGCAAGACTTGTGGATGCTACTCAATGGTGAACGTCAAGATAAGCTAATGCAATTGGACATTGTTTTAGAAGGTTACCAAGAGTTTTGCGATTTTAACTCGGCAGAATTGAAACTAATCGAGCCACTTCGCGGTCTACGAATGGTGCACTATATGGCATGGCTAGCAAAACGTTGGCATGACCCGGCATTTCCGCTCGCTTTTCCATGGTTCAATGAGCCAAAATACTGGGAAGGTCAGGTCCTTGGATTTAAAGAGCAGATTGCCAACTTAGAAGAAGCACCACTGTCTTTAATGCCTCAATGGTAA
- a CDS encoding thiol:disulfide interchange protein DsbA/DsbL, protein MKKLFALFSMLMLSLSAHAAQFKEGEQYKVLDLEASKKPVVTEFFSFYCPHCNTFEPIIQQLKKQLPEGVKLQKNHVSFMGGNMGPSMSKAYATMVALKIEDKMVPVMFNRIHNMRKAPRDDAELRQIFLDEGVDAKKFDAAFKGFAVDSMVRRMDKQFENSGLTGVPAVIVNNKYLVQAQGIKSTEEYFALVDYLLTLK, encoded by the coding sequence ATGAAAAAGCTGTTCGCACTGTTTTCTATGCTGATGCTTAGCCTGTCGGCACATGCAGCGCAATTCAAAGAAGGTGAACAATACAAAGTATTGGATCTAGAAGCATCAAAGAAGCCTGTCGTTACTGAGTTCTTCTCTTTCTACTGCCCGCATTGCAATACGTTTGAACCTATCATTCAGCAGTTGAAGAAGCAGCTACCTGAAGGGGTGAAACTGCAAAAGAACCACGTGTCATTCATGGGGGGCAACATGGGGCCTTCAATGAGCAAAGCCTATGCGACCATGGTTGCGCTTAAAATTGAAGATAAGATGGTACCCGTGATGTTTAACCGCATTCACAACATGCGTAAAGCACCACGTGACGACGCAGAGCTTCGTCAAATCTTCCTAGATGAAGGTGTAGATGCGAAGAAATTCGATGCTGCATTCAAAGGCTTCGCGGTAGATTCAATGGTTCGTCGCATGGACAAGCAATTTGAAAACAGCGGCCTAACTGGTGTACCTGCAGTAATCGTGAACAACAAGTACCTAGTTCAAGCGCAAGGCATCAAATCAACTGAAGAATACTTTGCTCTTGTAGATTACCTACTGACACTTAAGTAA
- a CDS encoding acyltransferase, translating to MLAYLLLIFNASFVIINSAICSIAICIIAIFKLLLPTAKLKAKGTEAANKMMWVWATINMGILALFNRVEWDIEGGENLKKDGWYLLISNHLSWTDIVVLCCVFKDRIPMPKFFLKQQLLYVPFIGMACWALDMPFMRRYSREFLIRNPHKRGQDLATTRRSCSKFKHTPTTVVNYVEGTRFTQEKQRKSRAGYQYLLQPKSGGIAYTLAAMGDQFENIIDVTLAYPENTDKPFKDILMGRMTKIVVRVNVLPVDEKVLGDYFNDKPYKRQFQQWLGEVWQEKDILLQGIHK from the coding sequence ATGTTGGCATATTTGTTACTCATTTTTAACGCTTCCTTTGTGATTATAAATTCTGCGATTTGTTCTATCGCAATTTGTATCATTGCTATTTTTAAGCTTTTGCTTCCAACAGCAAAGCTCAAAGCTAAGGGGACAGAGGCGGCCAATAAAATGATGTGGGTTTGGGCCACCATCAACATGGGTATTCTTGCCTTATTCAATCGCGTTGAATGGGATATTGAAGGCGGTGAAAACCTAAAGAAGGATGGTTGGTACCTCTTGATCAGTAATCATCTTAGTTGGACTGATATTGTTGTACTGTGTTGCGTGTTTAAAGATCGCATTCCGATGCCAAAATTCTTCCTCAAGCAACAGCTATTATATGTGCCTTTTATCGGAATGGCTTGTTGGGCGCTGGATATGCCGTTTATGCGTCGTTATTCGCGGGAGTTTTTGATTCGTAATCCACACAAACGTGGTCAAGATTTGGCAACCACGCGCCGTTCGTGTTCCAAATTCAAACATACTCCGACCACAGTAGTTAACTATGTCGAAGGGACTCGTTTTACCCAAGAGAAGCAGCGTAAGAGCCGTGCCGGTTACCAATACTTATTGCAGCCTAAGTCAGGTGGTATCGCATATACATTAGCGGCAATGGGTGATCAGTTTGAGAACATTATCGATGTGACATTAGCTTACCCAGAAAACACAGATAAACCATTTAAAGATATTTTGATGGGCCGTATGACCAAGATTGTGGTGCGTGTGAACGTGTTGCCTGTGGATGAGAAGGTATTGGGGGATTACTTCAATGATAAGCCGTACAAGCGCCAATTCCAGCAATGGTTAGGCGAGGTTTGGCAAGAGAAAGATATCTTGCTGCAAGGTATTCATAAATAA
- a CDS encoding DUF2860 domain-containing protein produces MNPRLTLLPLAFIVSTAQAQLAETAGFSGEVSLNAGFVSSESHFNTDNSSTINSLDESAESDSSFIAAPLGNAAYTFGHRLNHQVYAGTTRSDIAIGTLAFQLGYKYQLDSGTVLDFSYLPTILEGETWQNPYLINQTRKTTDEGGNAFRFQINRFLDDNFNLDLAYADKDVEKDTVTDPSLARDAKIYHIKGDYRIPLSRTSMLQPAFTYIYHDADGDAESFNSYRLDLSWFQFINRHRVALTAGYTVKDFESASATFGKTRNDDKLSLFAAYEYKNVFDWDNWSFISLAGYSSTDSDITFYDEKEYLLSVGLNYTF; encoded by the coding sequence ATGAATCCAAGGCTAACCTTACTGCCTTTGGCCTTTATCGTCAGCACAGCTCAGGCTCAACTAGCAGAGACCGCAGGTTTTAGCGGCGAAGTTTCATTAAATGCTGGCTTCGTCTCATCTGAATCCCATTTTAATACGGATAACAGCAGTACAATTAACTCTCTCGATGAAAGTGCCGAGAGCGACAGTTCTTTCATTGCTGCCCCTCTAGGCAACGCAGCTTATACATTCGGTCACCGACTTAACCACCAAGTGTATGCTGGTACGACACGTTCCGATATCGCTATCGGTACTTTGGCATTCCAATTGGGCTATAAATACCAATTAGATTCAGGCACTGTGCTCGATTTCTCGTATTTACCGACCATTTTGGAAGGGGAAACCTGGCAAAACCCTTACTTGATCAATCAAACAAGAAAAACCACAGATGAGGGTGGCAACGCCTTTCGTTTCCAGATCAACCGCTTTTTAGACGATAACTTTAATCTTGATCTGGCTTACGCAGACAAAGACGTAGAAAAAGACACCGTGACCGATCCATCACTGGCCCGTGATGCTAAGATCTACCACATCAAAGGTGACTATCGAATTCCACTCAGCCGCACATCGATGCTACAACCCGCATTTACTTACATTTATCATGATGCAGATGGCGACGCAGAATCCTTTAACTCTTATAGATTGGACTTAAGTTGGTTCCAGTTTATCAATCGACATCGTGTTGCCTTAACTGCCGGCTACACGGTCAAAGACTTTGAATCAGCAAGCGCGACGTTTGGTAAAACTCGCAACGATGATAAGTTAAGTTTGTTTGCTGCATACGAGTACAAAAATGTATTTGATTGGGACAACTGGTCTTTCATCTCACTAGCAGGTTATAGCAGTACGGATTCCGACATTACTTTTTATGATGAAAAAGAGTACTTGTTGTCGGTCGGTTTAAACTACACCTTCTAA
- a CDS encoding YifB family Mg chelatase-like AAA ATPase encodes MGLAIIHSRASVGVQAPSVSVEVHISNGMPGFTLVGLPETTVKESKDRVRSAIINSNFQFPAKRITVNLAPADLPKEGGRFDLPIALGILAASEQIATDKLKNYEFVGELALSGGLRPVKGVLPAALAANKSQRHLVVPHANGDQAALVGKEKHKSAQSLLEVCAELCGQHKLELHQAPKRNVVEKHGRDLQDIIGQQQGKRALEIAAAGNHNLLFLGPPGTGKTMLASRLCDLLPEMTDEEAMETASVASLTQSEINEHNWKTRPLRSPHHSSSMAALVGGGSVPRPGEISLAHNGLLFLDEMPEFDRKVLDSLREPLESGEIIISRAQGKTRFPARFQLVGALNPSPTGYYEGNQSRTNPQAILRYLGRLSGPLLDRFDMSLEIPALPKGTLAEGGDRGEPTSVVKQRVNLARESMLQRSGKVNALLGSREIEAFCPLQKSDAEFLENALHRLGLSIRAYHRIIKVARTIADLEGSAAIERTHLAEALGYRAMDRLLKQLTAQAV; translated from the coding sequence ATGGGGCTGGCAATCATTCATAGTCGAGCAAGTGTGGGTGTGCAAGCGCCATCGGTAAGCGTGGAAGTCCACATCAGCAATGGGATGCCGGGCTTTACACTCGTCGGTCTACCAGAAACAACAGTAAAAGAATCTAAAGATCGTGTCCGCAGTGCGATCATTAATTCCAACTTCCAATTTCCTGCCAAGCGAATCACGGTAAATTTGGCCCCAGCAGATTTACCCAAGGAAGGTGGGCGCTTCGATCTACCAATTGCGTTGGGAATTTTAGCTGCTTCAGAGCAAATCGCGACAGATAAGCTTAAAAACTACGAATTTGTTGGCGAATTGGCACTTTCTGGCGGATTAAGGCCCGTAAAAGGCGTCTTACCCGCCGCGCTGGCCGCAAATAAAAGTCAGCGTCATTTAGTTGTGCCCCATGCCAACGGTGATCAAGCCGCTTTGGTGGGGAAAGAAAAACACAAATCTGCGCAGTCTTTACTGGAAGTGTGCGCTGAGCTTTGTGGTCAGCATAAGTTGGAATTACACCAAGCACCAAAGCGTAATGTCGTCGAAAAGCATGGTCGAGATCTGCAAGACATCATTGGGCAGCAACAAGGTAAGCGTGCCTTAGAGATAGCGGCGGCAGGTAATCACAACTTACTTTTTCTTGGCCCTCCCGGAACGGGTAAAACCATGTTGGCTTCACGACTGTGTGATTTATTGCCTGAGATGACCGATGAAGAAGCGATGGAAACGGCATCAGTAGCGTCGCTAACTCAAAGTGAAATCAATGAACACAATTGGAAAACACGCCCGCTGCGCAGCCCGCATCATTCTAGTTCAATGGCGGCATTGGTCGGGGGAGGCTCAGTGCCTAGACCCGGTGAAATTTCATTGGCGCATAATGGACTGTTGTTTTTGGATGAGATGCCAGAGTTTGATCGCAAAGTACTCGACTCTTTAAGGGAGCCATTAGAGTCGGGGGAAATCATTATTTCACGTGCGCAGGGTAAAACTCGTTTTCCGGCTCGATTTCAGTTGGTCGGAGCGCTCAACCCGAGCCCTACGGGTTATTACGAAGGTAACCAATCTCGCACAAATCCACAGGCGATTTTGCGTTATCTTGGTCGATTATCAGGGCCGTTGCTTGACCGATTTGATATGTCGTTAGAGATTCCTGCACTGCCGAAAGGTACGTTAGCTGAAGGAGGTGATAGAGGTGAGCCAACCTCCGTAGTAAAACAAAGAGTCAACTTAGCCAGAGAGAGTATGTTGCAACGCAGTGGCAAGGTAAATGCCCTGCTGGGGAGCCGAGAAATTGAAGCTTTCTGCCCATTACAAAAATCCGATGCGGAATTTTTAGAGAATGCGCTGCATCGTCTTGGGTTATCGATTCGTGCCTATCACCGGATTATCAAAGTTGCGCGGACGATTGCTGATCTGGAGGGCTCAGCAGCGATTGAACGAACGCATCTTGCAGAAGCGTTAGGGTACAGAGCGATGGATAGATTGCTCAAGCAGTTAACCGCACAGGCGGTATAG
- the ilvG gene encoding acetolactate synthase 2 catalytic subunit translates to MTGAQLVVAALRQQGIETVFGYPGGAIMPIYDALYDGGVEHILCRHEQGAAMAAIGMARATQDVAVCMATSGPGATNLVTGLADAFLDSVPLVAITGQVASSHIGTDAFQEMDVIGMSLSCTKHSYLVTDIEDLAPTLAEAFEVAKTGRPGPVIVDIAKDVQLAQAPTELLPPCVPPAIPQVRDEDIQRAQEVLAASTRPVLYVGGGVQLAKATDAVREFLRLNPMPAVSTLKGLGTIERHDPHYLGMLGMHGTKAANLVVQESDLLIVVGARFDDRVTGKLDTFAPHAKVIHIDIDAAEIHKLRHANAPLRGDINTILPQLELTQDISPWVHHSESLRSGFKWRYDHPGELIYAPLLLKQLSDMMPDSSIVSTDVGQHQMWAAQHIQPRNPQNFITSAGLGTMGFGLPAAMGAAVARPDDQSILITGDGSFMMNVQELGTLKRRQIPVKIVLLNNQRLGMVRQWQSLFFDGRHSETILDDNPDFVMLAKAFDIPGKTITKKEEVEPALKEMLESKTSYMLHVLIDEEENVWPLVPPGASNSDMLENT, encoded by the coding sequence ATGACCGGTGCACAACTTGTCGTAGCCGCTTTAAGACAGCAAGGCATCGAGACGGTGTTTGGGTATCCTGGTGGAGCCATCATGCCAATCTACGATGCGCTATATGATGGTGGTGTAGAACACATCTTATGCCGTCATGAGCAAGGGGCCGCAATGGCCGCTATAGGAATGGCCCGCGCGACACAAGACGTTGCAGTTTGTATGGCTACTTCTGGACCTGGTGCCACCAATCTTGTTACTGGCCTTGCCGACGCCTTCCTAGATTCCGTGCCACTTGTCGCCATTACCGGTCAGGTTGCCAGTTCTCATATCGGTACCGATGCTTTCCAAGAGATGGATGTGATCGGAATGTCCCTCTCTTGTACCAAACACAGTTACCTAGTGACTGACATCGAAGACCTTGCCCCAACGCTTGCCGAAGCGTTCGAAGTAGCGAAAACAGGCCGCCCAGGTCCAGTTATTGTCGATATCGCTAAAGATGTTCAACTTGCTCAAGCACCAACTGAACTTCTGCCTCCCTGTGTTCCACCAGCCATCCCACAAGTCCGCGATGAAGACATCCAACGCGCACAAGAAGTTCTCGCCGCTTCAACTCGCCCTGTTTTGTACGTAGGTGGCGGTGTTCAACTTGCTAAAGCAACAGATGCCGTTCGTGAGTTTCTACGCCTAAACCCTATGCCAGCAGTAAGCACTCTGAAAGGGCTGGGTACCATTGAACGCCATGACCCACACTACCTTGGTATGTTGGGTATGCACGGCACTAAAGCAGCCAATCTTGTTGTACAAGAGAGTGACCTTTTGATTGTGGTAGGAGCACGTTTCGATGACCGAGTAACGGGTAAGCTTGATACATTCGCACCCCATGCCAAGGTCATTCATATCGACATCGATGCGGCAGAGATACACAAACTGCGTCATGCAAATGCGCCATTGCGTGGTGACATCAATACCATTCTTCCTCAGTTAGAGTTAACACAAGATATCTCACCATGGGTTCACCACAGTGAAAGTCTACGTAGCGGTTTTAAATGGCGTTACGACCACCCAGGCGAGTTAATTTACGCTCCTCTGTTACTTAAACAGCTGTCTGACATGATGCCGGACAGCTCGATCGTGTCGACTGACGTAGGTCAGCATCAGATGTGGGCAGCGCAACATATCCAACCGCGTAACCCACAAAACTTCATCACTTCTGCTGGTCTAGGTACGATGGGCTTTGGCTTACCTGCTGCAATGGGTGCTGCTGTCGCACGTCCTGATGATCAGTCTATCCTTATTACAGGTGACGGTTCATTTATGATGAACGTGCAGGAGTTGGGCACGCTGAAGCGTCGTCAGATACCAGTAAAGATTGTCCTCCTTAATAACCAACGTCTTGGCATGGTTCGCCAATGGCAGTCGCTGTTTTTTGACGGCCGCCATAGTGAAACCATTCTTGATGACAATCCAGACTTCGTGATGCTGGCAAAAGCATTCGATATCCCGGGTAAAACCATCACCAAGAAAGAAGAAGTCGAACCGGCTCTCAAAGAGATGCTAGAAAGTAAGACTTCTTACATGCTTCACGTTTTAATCGATGAAGAAGAGAACGTGTGGCCATTGGTGCCACCAGGCGCATCCAACAGTGACATGTTGGAAAATACTTAG
- the ilvM gene encoding acetolactate synthase 2 small subunit yields MDRYLLDIKADDKPVLLERVLRVIRHRGFVIKQVAATQNHESKVASVEIIVDSDRPISFLVNQIEKLWDIRTVEVLKIRNDELPNHNLQQHVSA; encoded by the coding sequence ATGGACAGATATTTACTCGACATCAAAGCCGATGACAAACCGGTACTGTTAGAGCGCGTTCTTCGTGTGATTCGTCATCGAGGCTTTGTGATCAAACAAGTTGCGGCGACGCAAAACCACGAAAGCAAAGTCGCCAGCGTAGAGATCATCGTCGACAGTGACCGACCAATCTCGTTCTTGGTTAATCAAATTGAAAAGTTGTGGGATATCCGTACCGTCGAGGTACTGAAAATTCGCAATGACGAACTCCCAAATCACAACCTACAACAACACGTGAGCGCATAA
- the ilvE gene encoding branched-chain-amino-acid transaminase, which translates to MATKTADFIWFNGEMVPWAEANVHVLTHAMHYGTSVFEGVRCYNTPKGPIVFRHREHAQRLKDSAKIYRFPIPFSVEEIMEATRETLRQNKLDSAYIRPLGFVGNVGLGVCPPVGTEMELIIAAFPWGSYLGEEALEAGVDAMISSWNRAAPNTIPTAAKAGGNYLSSLLVGGEARRHGYDEGIALSVDGYLSEGAGENIFVIKDGVIITPPATSAILPGITRDSIMTIARDKGYEVHEANIAREALYLADEVFMTGTAAEVVPVATIDKIEVGTGKRGPITKELQAAYFGLFNGTTEDKWGWLDYVYPEQK; encoded by the coding sequence ATGGCAACGAAAACCGCAGATTTCATTTGGTTTAATGGTGAGATGGTTCCATGGGCAGAGGCAAACGTACACGTTTTGACTCATGCGATGCACTACGGCACCTCTGTTTTTGAAGGCGTACGCTGCTACAACACACCAAAAGGACCAATTGTCTTCCGCCATCGTGAGCATGCACAGCGTTTAAAAGACTCCGCAAAAATTTACCGCTTCCCTATCCCTTTCTCTGTAGAGGAAATCATGGAAGCAACACGCGAAACACTTCGCCAAAACAAACTCGATAGCGCTTATATCCGTCCACTAGGTTTTGTGGGTAATGTTGGCTTGGGCGTATGCCCGCCAGTAGGCACTGAAATGGAACTCATCATTGCTGCTTTCCCTTGGGGGTCTTACCTAGGTGAAGAAGCGCTAGAAGCTGGTGTTGATGCCATGATCTCTAGTTGGAATCGTGCAGCTCCAAACACCATCCCAACTGCGGCTAAGGCAGGCGGTAACTACCTATCTTCACTATTGGTGGGTGGAGAAGCTCGCCGTCACGGTTATGACGAGGGCATCGCACTAAGTGTCGATGGTTACCTATCTGAAGGAGCGGGTGAGAATATCTTTGTTATCAAAGATGGTGTCATCATCACGCCACCAGCAACCAGTGCAATTCTGCCAGGTATTACTCGTGATTCGATCATGACGATTGCACGCGACAAAGGCTATGAAGTACATGAAGCAAACATTGCTCGTGAAGCACTTTACCTTGCCGATGAAGTTTTCATGACTGGTACCGCAGCTGAAGTTGTACCAGTGGCAACCATCGACAAAATTGAAGTGGGCACCGGTAAACGCGGCCCAATAACTAAAGAACTGCAAGCGGCCTACTTTGGCCTATTTAACGGCACCACGGAAGACAAGTGGGGCTGGTTAGACTATGTGTACCCAGAACAGAAGTAA